The genomic region TTTGGTGTCCATTGGTGGTGAGATGTTGGGACCGGTTGATGGAAACGTTAGAATGGAGATCGGCTAGGAATAGGACGTTAATGGAATTCTTGCTTTCCTGGCCGATAGAGAGTAAGCATTCGAAATGGGGAGAGTTATCCAGGTGACTAGTCCTTCCATGGTAGCTTGGCGGATATGCAAAGAAATAAATAGGAGTATTTTTAGAGACGAGGACTTTTTGAAGGAATATTTAAATGTTGAAGTGGTGAAAGGGAATATTCCAGGGAAACGGGTGAAGATTTACTCCAAATGGGACAAAATGATGGAAGAGAAATGGGGTTTGAAGGATCTAGTCATCTGCAACATCATTAATAAACAATCTAAGAGGAAGGGAGTAAGATGTCAAGAACCAACCCCAGGTTGGCTTAAGTTGAATTTAAATGGAGCTAGCAAAGGAAATCCGAGTAAGGCAGGGTTCGGCGCTATTTTGAGGGATGATTCGGGAAAAATGATTATTGCAATTATGGGATTGATGGAAATAGCTACCAATAACAAGGCAGAGATATGTGCACTCAATAATGGGTTGGAGATGTGTGTGAACAAGGAGGTTTCGAATATTCTCATTGAAGGGGACTCACAAGTGGTGTTAAATGGACTGATGCACTCTAATTTTATCAGCTGGAAATTAAATCAATGGCTACCAGTGATTGAATAAAAATTGAGCAAATTCTCGGAGTACCGTTTCAATCATTCATATAGGGAAGGAAATAGGGTATCTAATTGGCTTGCCAATGCAGGTCTAAGAAAAGGTAGATAGATGGTCGAGTTGGATGAGATAGACCTGTAGAATGAGTTTAGTACTATTTTCGGAGAGGATAGGGAAATACATCCTCCTGAGAGAATTGGATGAGATTTATCTTACTCAAGCTACAGGGGGCATGGAAGGAAGTGTATTCGTGCCTAGAATTCTGTCTTCTAAATCAAAGTATAATGTTTTGATGATAATTTTTTTGGGTAAGGTAAGATTTTGTTCAGATTTAGGATCGGGTCAATAGCAGTTTTGGGCAGAGTGAAGTCATAGTTGGATAGGATAGACATCAGTGGAGATGACTCTAGATCATGCTAAAAGGGATACATTAGGAGAAGAAGTGTTTTGCAGAGCACAGAAGGAACAAAAGAGAAGTTGAGAATGGATGAGGACTTTGGACTTTGCACTTAGGGAAGCGCTAGACGAAGAGATCAGCCACCTTTTCAAGAAGGCAAATGACAAAGAAAAACACTCTGTGATCCAAATTTTAAAAGTCGACTTCGAGAACGATGGCCACGTTCATGACAGGGTGGTGATGGAGAATATATTTAATCCGATCATTGAGGTCCTCGGAAAACCTTCAGCAGCTATAGGGATAGTGAGGAGAATGATTAGGGAAGATATATACGAGGAAGTGATGAGGGCTGCACTGGATTCAAGATGCATGTTGGGATATTTCAACCTGAATGATGAagggaagaaggtgaaacaaaaatGGCATGGTCTTTGTTTAAGAAAAGACTGATGAAGGATTATGCCCTGGACAAGTTCAATAGATACATGAGAGAGAATTAAGGTATCATGCCTGTGGAGATTATTGAAAGGGTGGTAGAAATAGGTAATGGGATTATGTATTTGTATAAATGAGAGGTTGGCTCTATCTACTGTGTAATTTTGTTTTTCAGCTTTTAATAGAAAGGGTATTGCCTCCTAGGAAGATCTCgcttcagaaaaaataaaaaaatagaaaaaataaaaaaaggaatggAGATTGGAGCAATACTTTTAAGCCAAATCTTTTCTTTAAATCTTACAAACCTTTTTTCTAAATAAAACTAGAAGTGAACAACTGTTACgatcttaaattaaatttaaatttaaatttaaggtTAGTGTCAGggttcaaatgggtttatgggttatgttagcataaagattgggaTATGCTTAAGGTTGGGATGGATTTACAATtaaggttactttagggttatggttcgggttcaaaatagggtttagtaattatggtaagggttaattttagggttagcttATAATAACGGTTCAATTACAATTAGTGCTTGAGTtaaattatggttagcattagggttgtgtttcaattacattagggttagggttaaattagtcttacacttcaattaggattagggtttgggctcgattagggttaggattagagtttaattGAGATTATAGTTCAAATAGCGTTAGGGTTAAGTTTAAAAATAGGGTTGAATTAGGTGTAGATTAGGGTTGAAGTTGTAGTTAGGGTTCAAATCTATGGTTAGAGTTGAGTTTAGGATCAACATTAAAGTAGAGAGATTAGGGTTAAGGATTAATGTTATAATTAATTAGAGATGGGATTTGATTGTGgaaagggtttaattatagttagggtttgtataagagttcaattagggttaaggttaaattggaaGCAAAGTTTTATTGGGGTTAAGATTCATGCTAGAATCCAATTAGGATCATAGTTGAataagagttagggttcaattcaggttagattaaggttgaatttGTAGGTTGTGTTTAGTCGTAGAGTTATTTGCTCGTGCAAATGAAGAGGATGCATATTCAATTACAAATATATCGTATCAGTTTTGAAACTACTATACTGAGAGAGGCGAGAGGGTTCTTGCATTAACTGATCTTCATAGCAAAATGTCATTGCCTATTTGGTGTAAGTCCAAGAGCTCGCTTGGAGGACCGGAAAGCAAGTGTCCAAACCTGCAGTTGAAAAAAATGAAATAGTAGCAATTATTCTAACATAGATAGGAGCGATTTTAAAGAGACGGTGATGAAGATGAAccagttggttttccacgtcaCTGTTGGTACAATTCATTAAGATGGCAGTTACATTATCTAAGGATAATGTCAGTTACATTAGGCGATCCGCATTCCATTAAGTCTTTTTTGATAAAAgtgaaaatttatttgaaaattatagACAAGTGAAAACTGTAGTAAATATATTGATTTATTGGAAAAACTGTATTATATAGATGCCAGTAAATTTAGGGTTTTTAAGAATGAGTATCCAGATCACTCTCTTGAAAAATTATAATCTTCCgattaatttataatataaatataattcatcatttaatttaatttatttcaatatttcaatacTCGGTGATGAAGGGTACACCATACTTACTGCAAGATTTTCAAGCATTTCATTAGTAGTTTTTTTTTCATTGACGTAGTTAAGTTATTAAAATTATACTTATCATGAAATATAAAAGAATCTAAATTCCATTATAAAACATCAGAAAAAGAAAATAATTCATACAAACTATAAGATAAATgttcaaaacaaattaaaattcaaTAATATATCTTACAAATATATTTCTAAAATCAAACACAATAACAACATTTAAAACATTTCTCGAATCACAAACATTCCATTTGTATGTTACCAAAAATGGTATCTAAATAGCACAATGATGTATCTCAAAAACAAAAGAAGTAACCAAAGATGAAGCTTGAACAGCAAATATGTGTTATCTGCTATATATATCCCTCCTCACAAGCCAACAGCCAATATGTTTAGCTGTTTTCTAAAGTAGGCAAATGTGTCCCTGTTGCCGAAGAGTGCTAACAACAGCTAGAGCATCACTAATCAACATGGTCAGATTATCTGTATTATCTTTTACACTGGAAACCAAGGTTGCAGGAACATTGCTTTCTTTCAACCCACTCAAACATGTATCCTGATTAGTCTCCACACCACTCAGCCTTGTGAGCACATCTTCTACATATTCCATGAAATTGACATTAGACAATTGCTTTAGTTCTGACTGTGAATCATGAAGCTGTTCCCTTGTATCCTTCAATAGATCTGAGCAGTCTTCAAGAGCCGAGACATTGGGATTTCTTTTTTTGAGCTTTTCTATAAACCTAGAAACAGGTTTCGCTACTTCACTAGACAAACGGACTGCGATAACAGAAAGCTGGGTTAAATCTGCCTCCAAAGCCCCAGAAGCTTTGGACAATGATGAAACGCAAAAGTGTGTATATAAGGCATTACTGCAGGCACTACTAATTGTATCGGAAGTCTGAGCCCAGCCTCCATGAATTGCTAAAAACATGATTGCACACAAGAGACCACTTCTGGAGGACGCCATGCTTGGAATCAACTGCTCTATTGAAATCACCGACTGAACCAAATGCTCTATTAATGTTTCCCTTGCTTCTGGGACAATATATAGCTCAATCTGAATCTGttgcatacaaaactttcatgGTTGTTATTCAGTAGCAACACGCTTTTTGCATGCCACTGGAATTTTATATAGTGCACGGTTTTGCGAGATACatatttatctatttttatccttttTCCTCATGCATTTAGAGCTAAAATTAGATTTAATGCATTTCTTGGATTGTCTTTTAAAGTTCTCCCACTTCATGCATGTCATTCTCCTCGTAAACGACTGCTGTTTTGTGTTAACAACTACCACTTGTTACTCGAGGGCGTTCTTTTATGTGAAGTGCGCGACCTGTGTTGTAACTCTCGTCCACTCGTTTTTGCTTAACATCGCTTCTAATAGTAACTCTCGTGCGCGACCTGTGTTCTAGATCCTCTATTTTTTTATCCTCTCATTTATCATGCAATATATCTTGTAACGTTTGTTTATCTCTTTCAATAATGTtcctctatttatttattttttgtttgtattgtttgTTCATCTAGGTCTTGATATCACAATCTGTATTATATTTATATCCTCCTCTGTTTGCGTAGTGTCATCCTAGATCTCCTTAACTAATTCATCTATACTTATTCCTATTATACCATAAACAATATATTACGTTTTGTTTATATTATCTTCTTCTACCACGACACTCTTCTCTTAGCTAGTAGGCTAGCATGGGCCTTTTAGTGGACTCCATGGTCTCACTTCTCACTCTTTGCTTGGCCTCATCATtttaagaacaaagagtatctactaTCTACTTATACATAAGCTCCTTTTTTTATAGATCTCTTTTTGTGATCTATTACTTAGGAACAAGTTTAATTCTGAAGGCACTTGTCCAAATGTTATCCAATAGTTGTGTTGCCTTCTCTCCTTTTTCCTTAATGGTGTCAATCATTTCCTTCAAAAATTCCTATATTATATCTACCATTACATAATTACTACTCCCAATGAAGTCCAATATGACTTGGATAACGATCTTTCATTCTCTACAAAAAATATTCTATATAGCTGTGCTACTTCCAATGATTTTCCTAGTCTATAAAGTGATCTATACAAGGAAAAATAtggatttatttttatctttcttcttatgtgtcTAAGCTTTGATATTTTCCATTTTCTTATTATTGGCCCTTTTTTTTTctatagtttttattttttatattttatcccTTCTGACTCTCTATGAAACTTTTgttgcaagtattgtgcttaaatttcttcacctcttcctcttcctcctcaactGAGATAATTTTGTTCTTATCCTTTTCATTCTATGTTGTTTTTGGATCAGAGCACCCAACTTCTCCTTTATTTTTCTTGAACTTTTATTGCGTGGAAATTGGAAAATAAGAAATACAAATactcaaaaacataaaaaagaaattaaatataaatcctaTTTACCAATATCATTACAAATCTCAGAAAGAAAGATGTGTTGATGTTGTTCACCTTGAAAGTATGTGGATGCTTGATCCTCACATCATAACATATGTCATAAAATGAATTTGCATAAAATGTGATTCTAAAAGGGTGGGGAAAGGATCTTATTTatagttttataataaaaaatcaatagaTGATAAGGATAAGAATGATGACATTGAATCAAATCAactacaaaatgatttttttccaTTTTGAGTCTGTGAGaggataataataaattatttatttacatGATGGATAAATGGGCACATAAAGGTCCTATTTTAAAGATTGAGTTAACTAATGAAAGAAGAAGCAATATCTAAGATGGAAATGAGTTAACGTATGAAGAAGATTATGTTTCTAAAATGAGGAAGATTTGATTAAGGAAGATGAGTTAACATTCACAACCAACCTTTCATTCATCCTTCTAAATAAAAAGTTCATTTCCAATCAATCGTGTTAATCTATATTCCCTCCTCTGAATAATTATCTATCTATCTTAACCAAGATTTTATCCATCATCCTATTTTTCCAGTTTCAATCCTAAATCCagtttcatctctcatcttcaatattaattctcatttttctaatacaTCATCTTAATCTCCATCCCTCCTCCAAGAAAAAATCAAATTCTCTCAACCAACCTTTCCTCCACTATCGTATTTTACTACTATCTACCCAAATGGAACACGATATATTAAGACGGGGGTTGAATCAACATTTGCCAATTAAAACTTGACTAAACATCAATTACCATTAATACCTTCTCCAAACATCACGTCTACATTCACCATTATAAGTCTTTGATCGTGAGGAAAGTCACTacataaagtttgaaatattttcatatgattcaagggatcactttttccattataaagctctaattgagagacttccaca from Cryptomeria japonica chromosome 3, Sugi_1.0, whole genome shotgun sequence harbors:
- the LOC131874022 gene encoding pectinesterase inhibitor 4-like, which gives rise to MASSRSGLLCAIMFLAIHGGWAQTSDTISSACSNALYTHFCVSSLSKASGALEADLTQLSVIAVRLSSEVAKPVSRFIEKLKKRNPNVSALEDCSDLLKDTREQLHDSQSELKQLSNVNFMEYVEDVLTRLSGVETNQDTCLSGLKESNVPATLVSSVKDNTDNLTMLISDALAVVSTLRQQGHICLL